A genomic segment from Leptolyngbya boryana PCC 6306 encodes:
- a CDS encoding alpha/beta fold hydrolase → MVSRIKRAFLDTEDGQIHYRVGGEGKPLLLLHMNPRSSDEYRELMPIFVQQGRQVIAMDLMGFGDSDKPPRLYSVTDYAKTAIALLDELGIEKTDVLGNHTGAFVSGEIAVAYPDRVNKLILGNVAGFGEAGKAELMRRFEEGFVIKDDGSHLMERWLARSRYVGSAQLNHRWVLDDLKCFGYPLYAVWAVGNYCIDAAERFRSIQCPTMILWGIDDVQEFEHLGLALAKDRYFVSQAIPHGKVVEIQGGTICMMNQIPEQISKVVIEFLNE, encoded by the coding sequence ATGGTTTCTCGAATTAAACGTGCTTTTCTCGATACTGAAGATGGTCAAATTCATTACCGCGTTGGTGGTGAAGGAAAGCCGCTGTTACTCCTCCATATGAATCCTCGTAGTAGTGATGAATATCGCGAATTAATGCCGATATTCGTTCAACAGGGAAGACAAGTCATCGCGATGGATTTGATGGGATTTGGTGATTCAGATAAGCCACCTCGGTTATATTCCGTGACGGACTATGCTAAAACTGCGATCGCACTGCTTGACGAACTTGGCATCGAGAAAACGGATGTTTTAGGCAATCACACAGGCGCATTTGTTTCTGGTGAAATTGCAGTAGCGTATCCTGATCGCGTGAACAAACTAATTTTGGGCAATGTTGCAGGTTTTGGTGAAGCCGGAAAAGCAGAGCTAATGCGGCGATTTGAAGAAGGCTTTGTGATCAAAGACGATGGTTCTCATCTCATGGAACGTTGGCTTGCTCGCAGTCGCTACGTGGGTTCAGCCCAGTTAAATCACCGTTGGGTCTTAGATGATCTCAAGTGTTTCGGCTATCCGTTGTATGCAGTTTGGGCAGTGGGTAACTATTGCATTGATGCCGCCGAACGATTTCGATCGATTCAGTGCCCAACAATGATTTTGTGGGGCATTGATGATGTGCAAGAATTTGAGCATTTAGGATTGGCGCTTGCAAAAGATCGTTACTTCGTATCTCAAGCGATTCCCCACGGCAAAGTCGTTGAGATTCAAGGCGGCACAATTTGCATGATGAATCAGATTCCAGAACAAATCTCTAAGGTTGTCATTGAGTTTCTAAATGAATAG
- the chrA gene encoding chromate efflux transporter, producing MSSSLHSARLIELAHLFLKLGTIGFGGPNAHIAMMEEEVVVKRQWLRREEFLDLIGATNLIPGPNSTEIAIHVGYLYAGWLGLIVAGVCFILPAVLITLGFAWAYVALGALPQLAFLLYGIKPAVLAIVVDALWRLGKKAVKNRILFAIALIVILLVWFARVSEIVALLLGGFLGMLWLKTPHDRSNEQANLLITGLTLTSALKATAAVGLTTVPFSLWQLGWTFLKIGSVLFGGGYVLIAFIQGSFVDNLGWLTQQQLFDAIAIGQFTPGPILSTATFIGYVIGGIPGAIVSTIGIFLPSFVFVVLLNPVIPLLRRSEWASAFLDAVNVSAVGLMVVVTVQLAIATLGKSSAPFIDVLATMIALMSALLAIRFRVSAVWLVLGGAAIAWAASWLGYL from the coding sequence ATGTCTTCCTCATTACATTCTGCTCGACTGATCGAACTTGCGCACCTCTTTCTGAAACTTGGCACAATTGGCTTTGGTGGCCCAAATGCCCACATTGCCATGATGGAAGAGGAAGTCGTCGTGAAGCGACAATGGCTCAGGCGCGAAGAGTTCCTCGATCTGATTGGGGCGACTAACTTGATTCCAGGTCCCAATTCGACTGAGATTGCTATTCATGTTGGGTATCTCTATGCAGGTTGGTTAGGGCTGATCGTAGCAGGGGTGTGTTTTATTCTGCCTGCGGTGCTGATTACGCTCGGATTTGCCTGGGCTTATGTTGCGTTGGGTGCGCTGCCACAGCTTGCTTTTTTGCTCTATGGCATTAAGCCTGCGGTACTTGCGATCGTCGTTGATGCCCTGTGGCGATTGGGCAAGAAAGCAGTGAAGAATCGCATATTATTTGCGATCGCGCTGATCGTGATTTTGCTCGTCTGGTTCGCTCGTGTGAGTGAAATTGTCGCTTTGCTGCTCGGTGGTTTTCTAGGAATGCTCTGGCTGAAAACACCGCACGATCGATCAAACGAGCAGGCGAATTTATTGATCACAGGGTTGACGCTTACATCGGCTCTGAAAGCAACGGCAGCAGTCGGGCTGACTACCGTTCCATTCTCACTCTGGCAATTAGGCTGGACATTTCTGAAGATTGGAAGTGTGTTGTTTGGGGGTGGATATGTCTTAATTGCCTTTATTCAAGGATCGTTTGTTGACAATTTGGGTTGGTTAACTCAGCAGCAATTGTTTGATGCGATCGCAATTGGTCAATTTACACCAGGTCCAATTCTTTCGACAGCAACATTCATTGGCTATGTAATCGGAGGAATTCCTGGGGCGATTGTTTCGACGATCGGAATTTTCTTACCGTCGTTTGTGTTCGTGGTGCTGCTGAATCCTGTGATTCCGCTCTTACGTCGTTCTGAATGGGCTTCGGCATTCTTAGATGCAGTGAATGTCAGTGCGGTCGGATTAATGGTTGTCGTAACGGTGCAACTCGCGATCGCAACGCTTGGAAAATCGTCAGCTCCATTTATCGATGTTTTAGCAACTATGATCGCACTCATGAGTGCCTTGCTTGCGATTCGATTTCGAGTCAGTGCCGTCTGGTTGGTACTTGGTGGAGCCGCGATCGCTTGGGCTGCTTCTTGGTTAGGGTATCTATAG
- the msrA gene encoding peptide-methionine (S)-S-oxide reductase MsrA: MEKATFGAGCFWGVEAAFRKISGVKSTSVGYMGGHFENPCYLDVLSRITGHAEVCQVEYDPAQVSYEALLDVFWRIHDPTSLNRQGADRGDQYRSVIFYHTSEQAAIARQSKLALDRSNRYDKPIVTEIQPAADYWLATEDHQQYFEKQAAQREVAT; this comes from the coding sequence ATGGAAAAAGCAACGTTTGGAGCAGGATGTTTTTGGGGGGTAGAAGCCGCATTTCGTAAGATTTCGGGCGTGAAATCTACTTCTGTTGGGTATATGGGTGGACATTTCGAGAATCCTTGCTATCTGGATGTGCTCTCGCGAATTACTGGACATGCGGAAGTCTGCCAAGTTGAATATGATCCGGCACAGGTCAGTTATGAGGCTTTACTGGATGTGTTTTGGCGAATTCATGATCCAACGAGCTTAAATCGACAAGGTGCAGATCGAGGCGATCAGTATCGTTCTGTGATTTTTTATCACACCTCAGAACAAGCCGCGATCGCGCGCCAATCTAAGCTGGCTTTAGATCGTTCAAACCGCTATGACAAGCCAATTGTGACTGAAATTCAACCTGCTGCTGATTATTGGTTAGCGACAGAGGATCATCAACAGTATTTTGAGAAACAAGCCGCACAGAGAGAAGTAGCAACATGA
- a CDS encoding nitrilase-related carbon-nitrogen hydrolase translates to MMIDHELAYQALALQVTCHAINQSRDRQEARSRIQSAIARLEPQIAASLAFIGSRCRLIVLPEYFLTGFPLGESLEDWAEKACLEMAGAEYEALGKIAQTHRIFLAGNAYEVDPHFPGLYFQTCFVLDPSGSVVLRYRRLNSLFAPTPHDVWDRYLDQYGLEGVFPVAQTEIGNLAAVASDEILFPEVSRCLAMRGAEVLLHPTSEIYGQARAPKEAAKISRAVENMMYVISANTAGIADSPIPISSVDGGSKVVDYRGLVLAETGAGESMAAFAEVDLTALRRYRRQPGLGNLLSRQRFDAYVESYQNAEFYPKNTMANGAIERKHFIQTQLATIERLAKRGVI, encoded by the coding sequence ATGATGATTGACCATGAGCTTGCTTATCAAGCATTAGCACTTCAGGTAACCTGTCATGCGATTAATCAAAGCCGCGATCGACAAGAAGCCCGATCGCGAATTCAAAGTGCGATCGCGCGGTTAGAACCTCAAATTGCTGCAAGCCTTGCATTTATTGGGTCGAGATGTCGCTTAATTGTTTTGCCAGAATATTTCCTCACTGGGTTTCCACTGGGCGAATCTCTGGAAGATTGGGCAGAAAAAGCTTGTTTGGAAATGGCAGGTGCAGAGTACGAAGCTTTAGGCAAAATCGCTCAAACTCATCGAATTTTCTTAGCCGGAAATGCTTACGAAGTCGATCCACATTTCCCAGGCTTATATTTTCAAACTTGCTTTGTGTTAGACCCGAGTGGCTCAGTTGTTTTGCGCTATCGCCGCTTGAATTCACTGTTTGCGCCTACTCCTCACGATGTGTGGGATCGTTATCTTGATCAGTATGGATTAGAGGGTGTGTTTCCCGTCGCTCAAACCGAAATTGGCAATCTTGCAGCAGTCGCATCAGATGAGATTTTGTTTCCAGAAGTGTCGCGCTGTTTGGCAATGCGTGGGGCGGAAGTGTTGCTCCATCCGACTTCTGAAATTTATGGTCAAGCCCGTGCGCCGAAAGAAGCAGCAAAGATTAGCCGCGCTGTAGAAAATATGATGTATGTAATTTCAGCAAATACTGCCGGAATTGCAGATAGTCCGATTCCCATTTCATCTGTCGATGGCGGGTCTAAAGTTGTCGATTATCGGGGCTTAGTACTCGCAGAAACCGGGGCGGGTGAGAGTATGGCAGCTTTTGCAGAAGTCGATTTAACTGCTTTGCGCCGCTATCGTCGGCAGCCTGGATTGGGAAATTTACTATCGCGTCAACGGTTTGATGCTTATGTGGAGAGCTATCAGAATGCAGAGTTCTATCCTAAGAATACAATGGCAAATGGCGCGATCGAGCGTAAGCATTTTATTCAAACTCAGTTAGCAACGATCGAACGTTTAGCGAAGCGGGGAGTGATTTGA
- a CDS encoding VOC family protein, which yields MITGIYDVCIGVSDIDSAIAYWQQFGYSVDQTGSLSAESAQRLYQSNSALHSVRLTHQTADHGLIRLMQWEHPRNEGLGLASMRVRGNRWATTMTADVLTILNQAEEADRAGFPIRYTMPYWEIIYNKDRKMRPFLDDTIGVREALLLQPLTRQVLFQRFGYSVPNYGQINEQSAFKASQVTHMGMIVQDDSKETIQFYEDVLGLLRVRDDVETFYEFSEAGRVFFDLQPGEKFIVTAFDDPRSSATDWQAARSGRLYIVRFPEASVVPEQFEKAQPGCLGMSLYTYRVGEVEEYRDRIQASSARNVTEICLDEFGDRSFSFTAPDGYFWTLIES from the coding sequence ATGATTACAGGCATTTACGATGTGTGCATTGGAGTTTCTGATATCGATAGCGCGATCGCGTATTGGCAGCAGTTTGGCTACAGTGTGGATCAAACAGGTAGCCTTTCAGCCGAGAGCGCTCAACGGTTATATCAATCAAATTCTGCTTTGCATTCAGTGCGACTGACGCATCAAACGGCGGATCATGGTTTGATCCGACTCATGCAGTGGGAGCATCCCCGAAATGAAGGCTTAGGGCTGGCATCAATGCGAGTCAGAGGTAATCGTTGGGCAACGACGATGACAGCAGATGTGCTAACGATTCTCAATCAGGCAGAAGAAGCCGATCGCGCAGGATTTCCAATTCGTTACACAATGCCGTATTGGGAGATCATTTACAACAAAGATCGCAAGATGCGCCCGTTTCTAGACGATACGATCGGGGTTCGTGAAGCCCTACTATTGCAGCCTTTGACGCGACAGGTTTTATTTCAACGCTTTGGGTATAGTGTGCCAAACTATGGGCAGATCAATGAACAATCTGCATTCAAAGCCAGCCAAGTCACTCACATGGGCATGATTGTTCAGGATGATAGCAAGGAAACCATCCAGTTTTACGAAGATGTTTTGGGATTGTTGCGAGTGCGGGACGATGTAGAAACGTTCTATGAGTTTTCAGAGGCGGGGCGCGTGTTTTTTGATTTGCAACCCGGCGAGAAGTTTATTGTGACTGCATTTGATGATCCGCGATCGTCTGCGACAGATTGGCAAGCCGCGCGGTCTGGACGATTGTACATTGTGAGATTTCCAGAAGCATCTGTAGTCCCAGAGCAGTTTGAGAAGGCACAACCTGGATGTTTAGGAATGTCCTTATATACCTATCGAGTTGGGGAGGTTGAGGAATATCGCGATCGCATTCAGGCAAGTTCTGCTCGAAATGTGACTGAAATTTGTTTGGATGAATTTGGCGATCGTAGCTTTTCTTTTACTGCTCCTGATGGTTACTTCTGGACATTAATCGAGAGTTAA
- a CDS encoding cupin domain-containing protein, with protein sequence MLIRKLNECEEFFAGDQTILCELLHPDKQPINLRYSLAHAILPVGATSLPHSLTTSEVYYILSGTGEMSIDNELQMIEPGDAVYIPPNAVQFLRNTGTEAIVFICIVDPAWRKEDETVFSETIS encoded by the coding sequence ATGTTGATCCGAAAATTGAATGAGTGTGAAGAATTTTTTGCAGGAGATCAAACGATCCTATGTGAGCTTTTACACCCCGATAAGCAACCGATCAATCTGCGCTACAGTCTCGCTCATGCAATTTTGCCTGTCGGTGCAACTTCACTTCCGCATTCACTCACGACTTCTGAGGTTTACTACATTCTGAGCGGCACAGGAGAAATGTCGATCGATAACGAATTGCAAATGATTGAGCCTGGAGATGCAGTCTATATTCCGCCGAATGCGGTTCAATTCCTTCGCAATACTGGAACCGAAGCGATCGTATTTATCTGTATCGTTGATCCGGCTTGGAGAAAAGAAGATGAAACTGTATTTTCAGAGACTATATCCTGA
- a CDS encoding DUF4126 domain-containing protein, with product MSKQTALLSGWDFSPELSRIYDCNIDECDLHLRVKALEENAVDLTLHTVIELLLGISLSAAAGFRVFVPLLALSAFSVLGHYDLPSNFDWIENQQALTLFAIATVLEIIGYSIPWFDHALDVLATPAAMIVGTIVAASVSPDMNPLIQWTLAIVAGGGTAGITKLFTNLLRGTSTAASGGLTNPIFAAIELVIATALSVLAFTVPALAGLLVIGLFGFGISRITQLVMRWRTRDRGASPAK from the coding sequence TTGTCGAAGCAAACTGCGTTGCTGTCCGGGTGGGATTTCTCACCAGAATTGAGCCGGATTTACGACTGCAATATTGACGAGTGCGATCTACATTTAAGAGTTAAAGCCCTTGAGGAAAATGCTGTGGATTTGACTCTTCATACGGTGATTGAATTGCTTCTGGGCATCAGTTTGAGTGCAGCGGCAGGATTTCGCGTCTTTGTGCCACTGCTAGCGCTGAGTGCGTTCTCGGTTTTGGGACACTACGATTTGCCGAGTAATTTTGATTGGATTGAGAATCAGCAGGCATTGACGTTATTCGCGATCGCAACCGTTCTCGAAATTATTGGCTACTCCATTCCTTGGTTTGACCATGCACTTGATGTTTTAGCTACTCCAGCCGCAATGATTGTCGGCACGATTGTGGCAGCATCGGTTTCGCCAGATATGAATCCGTTAATTCAATGGACGTTAGCGATCGTTGCTGGAGGCGGAACAGCAGGAATTACGAAGCTATTCACAAATCTGCTGCGCGGAACTTCAACAGCAGCTTCAGGAGGTTTGACGAATCCGATTTTTGCAGCGATTGAACTTGTGATTGCGACTGCATTGTCGGTTTTGGCTTTTACAGTTCCAGCGCTAGCAGGACTATTGGTGATTGGATTATTCGGATTTGGAATTTCTCGGATTACACAGCTTGTCATGCGCTGGCGGACTCGCGATCGAGGAGCAAGTCCAGCGAAATAG
- a CDS encoding DUF1838 domain-containing protein: MSVSTQLLDAKHWVKVRSSLDPTQSNFLIWTGSIHSFIPGEKRQRLFKMVGMSVSRCLPTEENSWKFTSRELTYYLDPQTGEKLETWKNPWTEEVLPVMHVANNPIQGLFKGQFPAQVDDETTTLSFDIFPAYPSPLADPKFAEYFPNPDYQAAELFKFMIPTDELFDDQVLSISKLWLSWDRIGPWLPWMKMGDRAGYLIYSATGKKVDGFEQLPQLLQDEINTRMPLYRDAPADQLDTEDMTSWLYFEKHFDAYLAGETFPIPAA; this comes from the coding sequence ATGTCAGTTTCAACTCAGCTTCTCGATGCCAAACATTGGGTAAAAGTGCGATCGTCGCTCGACCCGACGCAATCGAATTTCTTAATCTGGACAGGTTCGATTCACTCGTTTATCCCTGGTGAAAAGCGACAGCGCTTGTTCAAAATGGTCGGAATGAGCGTGAGTCGTTGTCTTCCCACTGAGGAGAATAGTTGGAAGTTCACCTCTAGAGAATTAACGTACTACTTAGACCCACAGACAGGTGAGAAGCTCGAAACTTGGAAAAATCCCTGGACTGAGGAAGTTCTGCCCGTCATGCATGTTGCAAACAATCCGATTCAAGGACTTTTCAAAGGACAGTTTCCTGCCCAAGTCGATGATGAAACGACAACTCTATCGTTTGATATCTTTCCGGCTTATCCCAGTCCCCTTGCTGATCCAAAGTTTGCCGAGTACTTCCCCAATCCCGATTACCAAGCTGCGGAGTTGTTTAAGTTTATGATTCCGACAGATGAGCTATTTGATGACCAAGTCCTCTCGATTTCTAAGCTCTGGCTGAGTTGGGATCGCATTGGGCCTTGGTTACCTTGGATGAAAATGGGCGATCGCGCTGGATACTTAATCTACAGTGCTACGGGTAAGAAAGTCGATGGCTTTGAGCAGTTGCCTCAGTTGCTTCAAGATGAGATTAATACGCGAATGCCACTGTATCGAGATGCTCCAGCAGATCAGCTAGATACGGAAGATATGACTTCTTGGCTTTACTTTGAGAAGCATTTTGATGCTTATCTGGCGGGGGAGACTTTTCCGATTCCGGCGGCTTAG
- a CDS encoding lipase family protein: MMSIDYSKAAKCALFCKKVYENFDTVRFDGITLTPVLISEAKTDTQCAILTEGTSATIVFRGSDSSQDWETDFTTRLERAQFDQNVIQELIVEPKEKTYPYATKNSSNAQMHSGFVAAYFAVRNQIHDYIRTSEVTNVVTTGHSLGGALATLCAVDLQYNFSAKITVESYTYGSPAVGNGGFRDSYNERVPNTYRIVHGMDLVPELPRWWQGYKSVDKEIRIGKRFSLNFISQRFKDHAIDCYINVLKQLVK, from the coding sequence ATGATGTCGATCGACTACTCAAAAGCCGCAAAGTGTGCTCTCTTCTGTAAAAAAGTCTACGAAAACTTTGACACAGTTCGTTTTGACGGCATCACTCTCACTCCAGTCTTGATCAGCGAAGCGAAAACAGATACGCAGTGCGCCATTCTCACCGAAGGAACATCTGCCACGATCGTCTTTCGAGGTAGTGATTCGTCTCAGGATTGGGAAACTGATTTTACTACACGATTAGAGCGCGCCCAGTTTGATCAAAATGTGATTCAGGAGTTAATTGTCGAACCTAAAGAGAAAACCTATCCTTATGCAACGAAGAATAGTTCAAACGCGCAGATGCATAGCGGGTTTGTAGCGGCTTACTTTGCCGTTCGCAATCAAATTCATGATTACATTAGGACGAGTGAAGTCACGAATGTGGTTACGACTGGGCATAGTTTAGGGGGAGCATTGGCAACATTGTGTGCCGTCGATCTGCAATACAATTTTTCAGCAAAGATTACGGTCGAATCTTATACTTACGGTTCACCCGCAGTGGGAAATGGTGGATTTCGAGATTCCTACAATGAGCGGGTTCCGAATACCTATCGAATTGTTCATGGAATGGATCTCGTGCCAGAGCTACCGCGATGGTGGCAAGGTTATAAATCAGTCGATAAGGAAATTCGGATTGGCAAACGCTTCAGTCTAAACTTTATTAGCCAACGGTTCAAAGATCACGCGATCGACTGCTACATCAACGTGCTCAAACAGTTGGTGAAATAG
- a CDS encoding DUF3598 family protein encodes MENIREEMPVLARHEGDWVGTYTLIDCDGNVLDRHRSHLTCSFPTDDPTKYYQINRYTWDNGKQEEHQFPGAYCDKKLWFDTERIKGHAWEVDDSTVILWFAYKSVPDFYLYEMIQISPCNNHRARTWHWFKQDKIYQRTLIQEERLNSTI; translated from the coding sequence ATGGAAAATATTCGAGAAGAAATGCCTGTTTTAGCTCGACATGAAGGGGATTGGGTGGGAACCTATACCTTGATCGATTGCGACGGGAATGTGCTCGATCGTCATCGATCGCATTTGACTTGTTCATTTCCAACCGACGATCCGACGAAGTACTATCAAATCAATCGCTACACTTGGGACAATGGTAAGCAAGAAGAGCATCAGTTTCCAGGAGCTTACTGTGATAAAAAGCTCTGGTTTGATACTGAGCGCATTAAAGGTCATGCTTGGGAAGTAGACGATTCAACTGTGATTCTGTGGTTTGCTTACAAATCGGTTCCAGATTTCTACCTCTATGAAATGATTCAGATTAGTCCCTGTAACAATCATCGTGCGCGAACTTGGCATTGGTTCAAGCAGGACAAAATCTATCAACGGACTTTGATTCAAGAAGAACGGCTTAACTCAACTATTTAG
- a CDS encoding aromatic ring-hydroxylating dioxygenase subunit alpha, producing MKPQFNFFQHWYPLTPIEDLEINQPTAVTVLGLRLVIWKPKSAETFQVFLDQCPHRLAPLSEGRIDEKTGNLMCSYHGWQFDSRGVCTQIPQADNPELVSKNQDNLCAIAFPVQQQQELLWVWLDPASPEQAAQTPLPLSPQIDASKGFVWSSFVRDLEYDWQTLVENVTDPSHVPFAHHGVQGDRNKAAPMPIKIVQSTPERIEATASGRFPATITFEPPCRLEYAIQFGDSGKQVGLVTYCIPVSPGKSRIVAQFPRNFAQALHRFTPRWWEHIQTRNQVLDGDMILLQQQEYFLHQKTRTESWKTAYKLPTSADRLVIEFRNWFDQYCQGHLPWSEVGLEAQPRWNDHREQVLDRYQQHTQHCSSCRKALLTIDRLQIALLIYFALTVAIVALLPDALRLKLGLPGIAIAVLGLGIYGGLKFWLRPKFYFVDYIHAQK from the coding sequence ATGAAACCTCAATTTAACTTCTTTCAGCACTGGTATCCGCTTACTCCTATTGAAGATCTAGAGATCAATCAACCTACCGCAGTCACCGTACTAGGATTACGGCTAGTCATCTGGAAACCGAAGTCTGCTGAGACGTTTCAAGTATTCTTAGATCAGTGTCCTCACCGTCTTGCTCCACTCAGCGAAGGGCGAATTGACGAAAAAACGGGAAATTTGATGTGTAGCTACCACGGCTGGCAATTTGACTCGCGAGGCGTTTGTACTCAGATTCCCCAAGCGGACAATCCAGAATTAGTCAGTAAAAATCAAGATAATTTATGCGCGATCGCGTTTCCGGTGCAACAGCAGCAAGAGTTACTTTGGGTTTGGCTCGATCCAGCATCTCCTGAGCAAGCTGCACAAACTCCGTTGCCTTTATCGCCTCAGATCGATGCAAGTAAAGGCTTTGTCTGGTCTTCTTTCGTGCGCGATCTAGAATACGACTGGCAGACCTTAGTCGAAAATGTCACTGATCCGAGTCATGTGCCTTTTGCACATCACGGAGTCCAAGGCGATCGCAATAAAGCCGCCCCAATGCCCATTAAAATTGTGCAATCGACACCCGAACGGATTGAAGCAACTGCTTCAGGGCGATTTCCTGCAACAATTACGTTTGAGCCTCCTTGCCGTTTAGAGTATGCCATTCAGTTTGGGGATAGCGGCAAGCAAGTGGGACTCGTGACCTATTGCATTCCTGTGTCTCCAGGAAAATCGAGAATTGTCGCTCAGTTCCCGCGCAACTTTGCACAAGCCCTGCATCGATTTACGCCGCGCTGGTGGGAACATATCCAGACGCGCAATCAGGTGCTAGATGGAGATATGATTTTACTTCAGCAGCAAGAGTATTTTTTGCATCAAAAAACGCGCACCGAAAGTTGGAAAACTGCCTATAAGTTACCGACGAGCGCAGATCGTTTAGTCATTGAGTTTCGCAACTGGTTCGATCAATATTGCCAAGGACACCTGCCGTGGAGCGAAGTTGGACTCGAAGCACAACCGCGCTGGAATGATCATCGTGAGCAGGTTCTCGATCGCTATCAACAACACACACAGCATTGTAGTAGCTGTCGTAAAGCACTCTTAACGATCGATCGCTTACAGATAGCACTCTTAATTTACTTTGCGCTCACAGTCGCGATCGTTGCACTTTTGCCAGATGCGCTCCGATTGAAACTCGGTCTACCCGGCATTGCGATCGCAGTTTTGGGACTAGGCATTTATGGTGGACTAAAGTTTTGGCTTCGTCCGAAGTTTTACTTTGTAGATTATATTCATGCACAGAAATGA
- a CDS encoding aldehyde dehydrogenase family protein, which translates to MSSIPVRNPRTGEIDYWITPPKLSEECDRLRMAQPVWAESLEQRISALQQWQQAIQTHREALLTALVADTGRFGVSVLEIDSVLSSLDRWCKLAPELLQEIEKPTAIPFIHLKQDSVPYPLVGVISPWNFPFLLAMIDTIPALLAGCAVIVKPSEIAPRFIQPLLKTLDEVPKLREIFTVIEGAGETGAALIEQVDLVCFTGSVKTGRIVAEAAAKQFIPAFLELGGKDPAIVLKSADLDLATSAILWGSVVNTGQSCLSIERIYVDQSIAEPFTEQLVSKAKQLKLAYPTVNSGEIGPMIAERQAAIISDQLQDAIDKGAIVQCGGKVENLAGGWWCYPTVLTNVDHSMKIMTEETFGAIMPIMPFTTVEEAVQLANDTIYGLSAAVFAGSETEALSVGDRIQAGAISINDAALTALIHEGEKNAFNYSGMGGSRMGSAALKRFMRKKAYLIKTKPVTDPWWFQ; encoded by the coding sequence ATGTCAAGCATTCCGGTTCGTAATCCTCGCACAGGAGAGATCGATTACTGGATTACTCCTCCAAAGCTTTCTGAGGAGTGCGATCGCTTACGAATGGCTCAACCTGTTTGGGCTGAAAGCTTAGAACAGCGAATCAGTGCACTCCAGCAGTGGCAACAAGCGATTCAAACTCATCGCGAAGCTTTACTAACCGCATTAGTTGCAGATACAGGTCGATTCGGTGTTTCAGTGCTAGAGATTGATTCTGTACTATCGAGTCTCGATCGCTGGTGTAAGCTAGCTCCAGAACTGTTACAAGAAATCGAGAAACCTACTGCAATTCCATTCATTCATCTCAAACAAGATTCTGTTCCTTATCCACTGGTCGGTGTGATCAGTCCGTGGAATTTTCCATTTTTACTAGCAATGATTGATACGATTCCAGCCTTACTTGCTGGATGTGCTGTGATTGTAAAACCGAGTGAGATTGCACCTCGATTCATTCAACCCTTGTTAAAAACGTTGGATGAAGTTCCGAAACTGCGCGAGATATTTACTGTTATTGAAGGAGCGGGAGAAACGGGAGCGGCTTTAATCGAGCAGGTTGATTTAGTGTGCTTTACAGGGAGTGTGAAAACTGGGCGAATCGTTGCGGAGGCGGCAGCAAAGCAATTTATTCCTGCTTTTTTAGAATTGGGCGGAAAAGACCCTGCGATCGTTCTAAAATCCGCAGATTTAGATCTCGCAACTTCTGCAATTTTATGGGGTTCAGTGGTTAATACAGGACAGTCTTGTTTGTCGATCGAGCGAATTTATGTGGATCAATCGATCGCTGAACCTTTTACAGAACAGCTCGTTTCTAAAGCAAAACAACTCAAACTTGCCTATCCAACTGTGAATAGTGGCGAAATTGGGCCAATGATTGCCGAGCGCCAAGCCGCAATTATTTCAGATCAATTACAAGATGCGATCGACAAAGGTGCGATCGTTCAATGTGGCGGAAAAGTTGAAAATCTAGCAGGCGGATGGTGGTGCTATCCAACAGTGCTCACGAATGTAGATCACAGCATGAAAATCATGACTGAAGAAACATTCGGAGCAATCATGCCGATTATGCCTTTTACAACTGTAGAGGAAGCGGTGCAATTGGCAAACGATACTATCTATGGGCTAAGTGCAGCCGTATTTGCAGGGTCAGAAACAGAAGCATTATCTGTAGGCGATCGCATTCAAGCAGGTGCAATTAGCATTAACGACGCAGCCTTGACCGCTTTGATTCACGAAGGAGAGAAGAATGCGTTTAACTATTCTGGTATGGGCGGATCGCGCATGGGTTCTGCTGCTTTGAAGCGATTTATGCGCAAGAAAGCGTATTTGATCAAAACAAAACCTGTTACTGACCCTTGGTGGTTTCAATAG